TACCGTCGGATCCATAGCAGAATAAAGTTTATCTGACGGGCTTATAGTTACAGATGACAACTAGATTGTAAACGGAATTATACACCTCTattgaaataatgtaaataataggTGTATTCATAATATGCAtacaagtaaataattatattgattataatatgtcGAAAATTACCGAGATGTTCTGTTTATTTTGATAGACTTTATACTTAGCCCTCAATTTAGTGCTAAAACAATTGAATGCTAtgacaaaatgtttaaattattgttaactatttatattttttaataaacattgaCAATTTAAATGAACAccttgttgtttttatttaataaaataaataattaatctaaGTAGCATTCcagataaataatttcttcagtccataaaatttccttttttagTCATCATTAGCCTCACAAAGATGTCCCTAGGTTTCTATCTAAAAAGGATTTTCATTTGGATccaatatattcaaataaattgagACTCATCGTGGGTGGGCCAGTTCTCATGCTATACGGGCATGCTAACGAATGCTGATTTATCCTTGGTCACGATGAGTAGGAAACTAAGAGATAAAGAACGAAATGTAGGTTCTACATATTGTTACtaactaaacataaaatagttacgtttttgaatttgtttaaaattacggTACTGGTACAATCATATGAGTAAAAATTAACTGTTTTAAtcataaacttgttttttttttataaacgttaataatttattgtttacattaggAGTCTTTTTTTAGTCAtgacatacgtttgttagcctaacAAGGGTCGGcttttacaaacacaccggacttttgggtaaGCGCTTCAGGCActtgcaacccttgaaaattaagtgtTCATGCTGAGGACAAttcactaacgggttacgaacctcggttAAGGACGGCCACTAGGAGAGGATGGGATATCATGATTATAAAGAGGAATCTTTTTATCAACTTGTGTCGACGACAAATCGTCGcgaatacttattaattttccATATACTATGCAAGAGagaccataatattttttttttataaaaatcaacattggctttttaatattttcgaatTCTGACTTCTGGTGCCCTTTCCTAAATTTGATTAGTTCAACAAAGAAGcggtattttgtaaatataatataattattttgtctcgGAAATCGAACccgtaaaatttgttttaattcctTGGTGTACATACATACTACGCGCCTGCTAGCCTTCACCTCACGCTACCcaatatattacttattctatgagctatttttacataatatattacttactctatatCCTACCCTGCGAGTGTTGGCGAAGGTTTTGGaacataaagatttttattagtgaaatttcaatgtcaaagcctaaatttgaaattaaaatttgtacaaTAAATGGACTTTAACGAATGTTACACCATCTATCTAAAATTGGTTGAACTATGTTCGTAGTTTTATAGCATGAATTTACAGggaccaaatataaaaatcatgtatTGATTATAAcgcataaaagattttattttatttataataatttaatttttcactattttctttgataatttatctaataaacgtcttaaaattatgcgatacTTTCAAGTTGTCGACAACACTATTCGTGCAATCAACATGGTGGTTGCGGCTGTCATTTCGGATgccagatttatttattagattttgttgTGTGCCAAAATGTCGTCAACAGAACCTTCGCAAAATAAAACATGGGAACTTTCCCTGTACGAATTACATCGAACACCGCAAGAAGTGATTACGGATGCGACCGAAATAGCTGTGTCCCCTCGGAGTTTGCACAGCGAACTGATGTGTCCAATTTGTTTGGATATGCTGAAGAAGACGATGACAACGAAAGAGTGCCTTCACAGGTTCTGCAATGACTGTATAATTACAGCTCTACGATCAGGCAATAAAGAATGTCCTACGTGTCGCAAGAAACTTGTGTCAAAGCGTTCGCTCCGACCAGACCCGAACTTCGATTTgcttatttctaaaatatatccaaGTAGAGACGAATATGAAGCTCACCAGGAGCGCGTGCTGGCCAAACTGAGCATGTCACATTCTCAAGCATCATTGGTTAACTCTATCACTGAAGGGATAAAGTTGCAATCACAGAACAGACCCCAGAGGTCACGAAAAAACCAGGAAGATAACAGTAATACGTCCAACACGAACGGTAATTCTGAGACGCCTCAAAACGGTGGCAGTACGTCGGCTCCAAAAGAAACTGGTCCTTCTGCCAACAATCCTGCAGCATCAGGTCAGTCCACATCAAACCCAGCGTCAGTGCGGAGTACTCCCTCACCGGTGCCGTCGAACGTGAGCTCAATATCAAAAAACACAAGCACCACTAAGAGGGCAAAATCTATTCTAACATCAGAAAGGAGTGAAGAAAGTGAATCCAGTGATGGCAGgtgtgtatattattatgattattaactAGTAGTCATTCAATGGCCGACATTTGACcactgaatttaatatatttgtaacacacattcatgaaatttatttttcttctattctctatatgaactttaattatgattaaaactctgcacaatgtgcttaaaaaggggtacaGTGTTTTCTCTTCACATAGTAATTCAATACAATTAAGATTGTGCTGACGTCAAAGTAGGAATAGTCATGGTAAAATTTTGGCACTAAATATTGTCTGTAACTGTTGAGCGTTGAATAAAGCAATGGccttacaaaaaatgttttaaaacactAATGATATGATAAtactaatagtaatataatatagatgaCGATAGAcataacacaaatattattaatctctGACCACAGACATAATCAAAAGAATATACATGTGCCCAAGGTAAGGTAGtgtgtgtaaatttttttttgataatttattgttatccttatgcatattatatttttatatatgagtgcacaaagctaatatttttatatgacctTTCTGCATTCCTtcttcatataaactttaaccaTGGCAAATACTCCTCAATCCATGTATTTTACACACAAAGAGGGTACAAAGATTTGcttcacatattaatatatagatattgttttttttattgcttaaccCAGTAACGTGGGGGGAGGGGTCATCATTCAGATGACATATATACATGAAAGTATCAGTACTTTGTGATTTCTACAAGCCAAAACACCCGCAATTTCAAGGTTGAGAATACATTTAGAAATGTACTATCTAGGTACTTTTTATGTTAGTTTTCAAATTCACACATATCATGTTGcaatcaaaatgtaaatattaacaagaattttttctttacaaagaTGTCATTGTAATCTATTTATGgttgtttatgtaaaatttatgtttacagTCCACACTATCTTGTGATTCtcgaaacaaaaaaatgtgtgaaataattgtttttaaatgtagaaaaaaaagtCCGTGTAAAGTGTTAACATAGTTTTTTATGAATAGCAAAAGAAAATACTTCAGAGACATTTAGTGACACAATTTAAAGATGTTCCCTTACCATAATTCTGCacctctataatattttatttcattttgttcaATAATGTAACTGTAGTAACATACTCGCGAAATATGTTAGAGTTTACATATATTATGCAATTATCTTCTTGCAATTATTTCACTATAAACCCAATAGCAgttattataaacttaataactCTGTTGGTACTGGTCACTTAAAATTTACGAGTTATTCATGagtaatttatctttaataacaaaatcacaatatattattaactaatgTGTagcaagaaataattaatatgtcttgacatttttgtatttggattttattaataaaaacttgtttctatttacaaatccaaataaaaaagtgcttattcatatttttcaatatttttacaaaataaaactaattgctctatcaaaatgtatgtagaatggacaaaataaatagattatatatcTTATGACAtgcattaaaatgttttcagaaCTGAAGGAGAAAACTCGATGGATACAGAAGGTGAAGGGGAACCATTGAACCCCAATGAGATAGAGCTGGTCTTCAAGCCTCACCCCACAGAGATGACAGGTGACAACCAACTCATGAGAGCACTGCGCGACAGCTCTGTGCGTTACTTAAAAACGACGGCTAATGCTTCTGGTAAGAATGCGTAAAtctactgtttttttttgtgcttTTTTCTAATTACCATGATAAGTACAATACAATCTAAACAATGTTCCGAAAATGTTTGATTGTagatcaatattattatatcaatattatatttgagtatcAATCACCATGAAAATGCACAGATAGAAGTTTTATTACACTTGTTAGATGGCTTTAATTCTTCATCTGCTTGccatgaaaatgtttataaatagatatattctAGTAGTGGACATttgtattaattacaatattagtttattatacttgtatttattttttacccaTATAAAATAGTCCTAAAGAAATTGTGCTAATGTTTAACACTGTTTATTTAacccaaaatattttgtattttccagTTGATCACCTGAGCAAGTATTTGGCGATGCGACTCACATTAGACCTAGATGCCGAGTTACCTGAAGCGTATCGGCTTCTCAACTTCTGCATTTATGTGGCACCATCACCGGGCCAGTTTGTACCGCTGGCTGGTTCCCAAACGCTCAGACAAATTAATGACAAGTTCTGGAAGGTAATCTGATAAATTACTCATTCATTTCAATACCAGCAAAGAAAACAGCTAACTCAATTGTGCCCAATGTCTGTTTTAAttcaaaaaccttttttattcctttataaGCTCACATTGACGACAACTgaagaagttttttttacacaaaacgCTATTTAAGAAAGATTTAGTATTATGAAAGTtcttattatctttaaatatctCTAGTGCAAAGTTGATGTTATCAAGTTGGCGTAGTATTATTAcctgtaggttgattccctatgctactcgcgataacacaccgtaaacgcgtgttgtcaaaacaagctctaaacataaacgcgtttcatacacgcgccacgatgtgtaattgataaataggtattgtgtatgccatacgataggttgtctatgcttaatattttttatattacgatgtgttaatgcgttcagaaatctttcattccctcgaatcggcaagtatcggtttttgaaaaggcttttttgtttgtattcgtgatattaaatgatgtaactcgaataaatcactgccaaactttatttaatcccatttttgtatatacttaaatgtaagaaacatgaaaggaatataaaaataatttaaagaaatttctgtagattgtgattgttttcaaacgaaaaaatataacttcaaaattattgtcaaatgtcaatgtcattgacttatttacttgatttgtttactaaagccacattttaaaaattgaattgaattgatatattgaatgctactgaagattttacacgaatgctgttatatgaataatagtaaatgctgttgtgcttatgcagtttatgttaaattagcgctaacaacgtatattaataggaattctacggaccttccattataaaatttgttgcaaaatcgacaaggcattaactcaaattcttttttatttagttaaataatgtgacgaggatgccgtttacctgatgataagcgatacgaccgcccataaacagttacaatgccatccggaactttgaattgtaaagcactatgtgacgttccacagtaggttttcagaatgagacaaagattttaggtcttataaagtaattacgctagttacaatttcctctaaactggtacacatcagtgcatggacacagtttaacttggctatagaaatagacattgccgtagacaccttataactattaagacagacactcacatataacagacttaccaccaataattaaaataagtgtatattgcctattaaacgttatttttaaaaattatagctctattacctagtaatttctatttgccgctcaaccggcattaatcttttggaataaaaagtactctattctatccacagctcactgtctgagtaccatatttcatacacattcatttagttattaaggtgaaactgattaattaacaaacattcaaactcatgtatagaaattttacttaagtatattatgttatctaagactgaacaacaaataaaaataaaacaaaaaataatatgttgttaaaactgagtatattttactattatttatttggaatatcttgcattacattcactatcctgtaaaagaaattattttattattacatttgatattatcagttttgttaacattagtattcaatgtaagatgcctttggtctcctaaaataaaaaagaaagtgtttgtacaaacaattttagatttaacatgattacatacttttgtttgtaattgtgtaaaattattgggattacctacatgaaatttttgctttgttccctggatcgatattcacatttagaagattttgatatttaatttaaagctggctaagcccttgattaagacctctaccaattacttataacaacaataatgtataactagtaaaaaattcttcaataatctttattgttatcaaactttaaaggtacaaaactttcaccacaaagaaactacatagtattaattgtaatgtacataattaagaaaacattgtttaaaaagataccttcattagtgttttatatttgtttggcctatctatttactaatagaaatattacatcgaagtaataaaaataaacttgattgacctcaattgttgtcaaaagtcgggttgccagtagtaaagtagcttatttttcaccgctgagcccataacacaaatttgactatcaagatacaaaaacataggtttgaatattaattcgatcatttaggatttatgtttgttttgtttctgataaggtagaatattatatttgagttttcacgatgtaaagaggatactatcgtcaatagaaattatacagtcgttgtatctaaataattaatttgtctaaacgcgcatagacgcgctggattgccgcacgttattttgacaattcgtaacatgcccataaggcggatgtgtcacacctcatcgtgtttatgaaatgtcaaattagcatccagaatactcttacacagtcataacacgaagttaacgaaacacgccgtgttacaagttcgacattgtcgtagagaatcatgcccctgcTGGTATTGATTTCAAAGCTGGTTTTACTTGGAATAGTATttattagtgatgtaacgaatattcgcattcgcattcgcgaatattcgcatatttttggatattcgcattcgcattcgcaaaatttctgcgaatgttttgcgaatgtcattatcagaaaaaaaaagatttgaagataataggagactgcctcggtggcatagttctactgcatgtgcagtacggcagcgctctgaggtcaacacaaaattatttcgtttactttaataaagcttaaaaattcaattctcattagaacttgtaacacaatagcaagtaagaaattaaaagcatttgaaagaaacaaaacaaattcttctataattttttatcagtctttacataacttttaatgtttagataattatcatcttgaataaatatctaaagaatatattaaataaactaaaaacaatattcttctacaataaactataactcTTTCTTAAAACCTACcaattatttaactatttagccatagaaaattggcgccaaatttgaacaaaaactaaacattcgcattcgcgaatgtcggtagcagatattcgcattcgcattcgcgaatgttcaaaaaattacattcgttacatcactagtatttatatttcagtaattatattaatttcataccagttgttaaaaataagaatgcctttaaaaaaaactgttctagTGTTGTACTTTGTTTCTaagaaattgtataaaattatattctcaaATAAATCAAAAGTTTGTTTTGTTATCTTACAGGTCAACAAGCCACTGGAGATGTACTACTCGTGGAAGAAAACCTAGAAGTAAAGGACATTTTAGTTATGTACTATTGTACTGTAACTAAAATGGTGATACAAAGTAATATTGAATGTATCAGtgattttattctattaattttaaacacgtAGGCAATACAGAGACATGGACTCATGTGATAAGATTTTATGGAATTAATCTCAAATGTAtggaatataatgtaattaattttaagtaatgCAATAAAGGTGGATATGTTCTTATTTCATTTGTCACGCATCATAGTGGTACTCTAGTGCTAATTTGTGCTGTTTAATGTGTAAATCACGATTCTACATTGACAAGTACAGTATTCATTGCTATGTCCTTCGGTTAATGGCTTCTCGAGAACTTCCGAAAATCGAAATATATCTGAATATCTACAGTGTATTAATGATCAAATTGATATTAGTGTATAAAATCTTATGAGTAACATTACATTTAATGTTTGAATGATTATGTTACACTCACAGGTAACATGTTTGTTGAAACtgcctataaaaatattttgcctaATAAAAGTATTGTGCCTGTTTCATACAGTTGTCAACGGAATCCGGAAGTGGATATGAAgtcataagttattttaaaaataaagagatcCAAATGAGTAAACTTCTTGGCGACATACTTAGCCTGTGAACCATTCTAACGCAGCGCAACCaaagtttttgtatttgaatacaAAAACAAACCAGTTTGACATTACCATCATATCGTGAGATCCTTATACCGCGAATAATCGCGTCAATGCGCAAGTTACAGTCCTGCTTACAATATTATGATCGGTTACTATTATGAATAAACAATAGAATGGAATGAAAGAGGTATTTAAGTTTCAGCATTTTAGGCCCTTTATATGTTGAGATATCAAACTTCGGCATATGCATTTAGACGGAACCGTGTGCGCGGTATACGCCTGACGGTCAACTGAACCAATACGCCTTCATGCTGGTTACTACTGGTCATAGGTACACAGCTACTTCATAGTAAAACTACCTAGAAATCTGACTACCCTCCCTATACCGAGATATCAAATGATAAATATGGCCAGTAATTACACCGGTAATGGTAATCCTATTCATCAAATTGGAATACTCGGGGTGCTCATTGGCAATGTATGGGTACCTATCTCTAGAGAAACTAAAAACTTTTAGtaggtaagtacttaagtaCCTACTTGAAATTTAATGACGTACCCGCGTATGGCATACATGGACACAGGTATGTacagtacaaataaaataatttaaacattaaaataaatttatttctcacTCTGTCTTTACAAGCATTCACATTGCTATActtagtaaaaatttaaataaaattaaagagtaATTTAAGTAgtctttatacataataaatcaaaatcagGACGGCCCCAAATAAGTCGCATACAAAATGATAGGTAGAAACATTTGAACTGCCgaaaagattataaataataaataattaacatgaaGTATGCTTTCTAATCTgaattaacttttaaaacaCGTGAATTAAGTAATAAGCAAAGAATTTACATTTTCGCAGTTTATTTGTgatcttttaaaaaatctacttgCAGCAGGTGCAATCGGCGCGAAATTTAAAACGCCTAATATTGAACACAAAGCACACAGTACTGTAAAATGCTTCATTTTGCAGCTACAAAATGTCTTCTAAAAGCGCTATATTCTCGCCTTAGCGCTTTGGTGGCTTCTATTTTAAGGATCTTTAATATTTCTGTAATTTCCTCTTTATTTTCCGTGTCTCGCGCAATAGTCAGTTTTTCCATGGTTGCAAAATCTAGTTCTTCTATTCTTTCTGCATCATCGATTAAACGGTCTATATCTCTAAGGTAACTATTGTATGACGTACTTTCTTCAGTCTCCTTGTATCCAAGTAATCTCTCTACATCCTCCCAAAATTTCAATGTTCGCCGCCCATCTTTCATTTTTGAGGTGTACATAAAATTTCTAAACAATTTTCTGCCCTTGTCATCGTTCATCAAGTTTTCTATCTTATCCGTGTATCGATCCAAGTCAGATTTTGTTATCCCTTCGTAATCATCACACCCGCAGGCGACTAAACAACTATCCATATTGTGTTTTGTACGATGTACCCATTTTTCTTATCGATTTTTGTTTACCTCCATTTAATATCAGGGTATAGATACCCAACAACGCTTATATTTCACTATGTAGGTACCattcaatataaaaacgtaggtaggtacctacatataaaCTCACCAATAATCAACTGTTTACTACGGTGATTCACAAGTGAGGTTAACTTCATAAATAGACAGCACTGAACTGATTCCGTGCAAACACGTAACTAAACTGCGCGGTGCGTCTGTGTGGCGTGTGCCGGGCGGCCGTATCTATGTTTCACAAAGTTCACGGTGTCTTGATAACTTGTGTTGTTCAGAATGCGCTTGATCTGGAACTACTTTTAAAATTGCCGCTGGAGAACTTGAAGATAAAAATGTCTCGATAGTTAGAAATCACttgtctaattaatttaaatattttgagttattaaatataacgAAACAAAACACGCACATCAGGTGAGACTGACTTTATTAAAACGTAAAGCATTACATCACGCAGGTACAAAAAAATCGTGACCTCAAAATTGCGGTTCACTCATGGGAAATAAGGCAGGGCGAAGACAATAGCCTTAGAACATTAGCAACGCGCGAGTGTCACAGCCAGTATTCAATGTACTTGTGTGCCTACTGCGAGTGCTACTTACCACGCCGGATACATGCtttgaatgttttatattgttagGGTTCCATTTAGGGTAATTGCAGctgcttttaaattttatttagtccTTGAAATAATCACAAACAAAAAGCAAGTTGCcatataaattttgtaactgGAATCATGATGAAAATcatcagttatttttatattattatcaatagtaGATACTATAATAGTAGTTGCATGTTAGTTATTGAAGCTCTGGCTTCTTTAgggattttatttcatatttttttatggactTCGTCTAATAACTAGGTAACCTGCTATCAACTAGCCCTTAAATAAACTGGCCTAGACTGGATAAGCTATGCATCTGCCGCttggattataatataaattaataagttcaATATTAGGAGGTAACGACGGTTTTATTGATTGGCTCAAGACTCAAGACACTCAATCTCTTACATCGTTATCTAAGTAAATAAGTTAGCTAAGTGATTACATTAACTttgtaaataagtacctacacaAAGCGACGTAGAGTGTTTCTAGGTAGATTCAACTAAGtatatattagtttttgttttttatttcaactgaaTGATGTGATGATTACTGCATAATATATTCTCGCCTAAAGTGACCTATCGTCCCGCATTTTACGGATTATGTCCAAGTGCCAGATGTGATTCCGTTTTgctatacttacttaatttgtAAAATCGTGCCGCAAAATGTTGGACATGTCATTCTGCATGTCCCACATGCATGCTATATTATTTCCCATTACATTTTCGTGgatgaatgtaaatattatgtacaatacgTCGCGGACAAATTTGTAGGTAAGTAAAGAATTTTTGGGTCATAATCCTGTCCAACAAAGCATGGCGATTTGTTTCATTCACCTACCGGGGCTTTGCGCCCCCTAAGGCTGCCATTGCTTATGGTACCtactaggggtcgcaataccggaccatttttcaaaaccggtattttcggtattgatctaaaataaattccggtattccggtattttcggtatttccggtatttgaggaaatattagaaaaataggaaatatacatttaagttagtaattaaatgtcaaattttaatgacagcttagtggttagttaaaggctgaatgaaaagagattattttcgtaagccaacgttcatgccgttctggtttctgagagctggctcaaacctcaccttccttctaccctttaccccctccctggtttcattttgattagaaatgatcgagttgacaggagagggggcggagtcgctatatatttacgtagcgacctgaaatataaaactgtaatatcttcctctgcttcttattctgcttatgcgaaatttctgttttttgacgTTTGAgtcaagagagtgaaaaccttactaggtgttatttactatcccccatctcttgattacttctccagtctggaaacagttctggaatctataagatcagaatatgctcatcacatcatcatgggtggATCATCATGGATCTCGTAAACTCCTTATTGTCCTTGATTCTGctaaactgcatgtcctaccactgcaagccaGCCACCATAATATGCATGGtcacgacacttggcttgacattatcctcacctctgctccttcccctgttttctcctacggtcaatttcccgctcctggcttcactcaccatgatctcatctacatgtcttacgccctaaaacctcccaagttcccctctaagatattgcacttgcgtagttttggtcgcattgatgcggataagctgaaaggagatgctgctaactttaactgggatcacctattggcagccacctctgttgacgataaagtcgcaatttttaaccgcgctgtcacttcactctttgatacccatgcccctttaaagaaaattaaattaaaacgtcctcctgcaccatggattacacatggggttaggatggcgatgagacgaagggatcgggcttttcgccagtacaaaagggatcgttcggaggagaactggtgcctttttaaggctgcaaggaatcggtgtaaccagatggtacgtaatgctaaacgccgacatattctcagtaatatttcttcttactCGCCAGCCAGCatctggagattcctcggaactctgggtattagcaaagttaaaaacatagatgtccacggtgcgactattggtttAGGTGACATTAATCAACATTCCACATCTGTTACCATaattgatcaccaaactaggcgtcgtaccatggatttcttagcgggtctatccaggcctaacattaatacttttcatttttcttctgtgccgttgggtgaaattagaaaagtcatactgtccattaaatccaacgctactggctgtgacaacatcagtcctcgcatgataatccctatcctagaccaacttctaccaatcatgtcccatatcattaacaCCTCCCTCAACACTGGTATCTTTCCGTGTTTGTGGCAgagagctattgctatccctcttcctaaaatccctaacccatcacttgctaagcatttccgtcccatatctATTCTCCTTTTCTCTTGAAAGTgctcgaggcctgtgctcacaagcaactgtctgagcatgtgcaccaaaacaacctactgtgcccactccagtctggcttcaggcctggccatagcactattactgcactcctcaaagtgactggcgatattagggcgggcatggaggatttCAATGTCACTGTTTTGGCTTTAGTTGATTTTTCCAACG
This genomic window from Manduca sexta isolate Smith_Timp_Sample1 chromosome 12, JHU_Msex_v1.0, whole genome shotgun sequence contains:
- the LOC115442795 gene encoding E3 ubiquitin-protein ligase RING1, whose amino-acid sequence is MSSTEPSQNKTWELSLYELHRTPQEVITDATEIAVSPRSLHSELMCPICLDMLKKTMTTKECLHRFCNDCIITALRSGNKECPTCRKKLVSKRSLRPDPNFDLLISKIYPSRDEYEAHQERVLAKLSMSHSQASLVNSITEGIKLQSQNRPQRSRKNQEDNSNTSNTNGNSETPQNGGSTSAPKETGPSANNPAASGQSTSNPASVRSTPSPVPSNVSSISKNTSTTKRAKSILTSERSEESESSDGRTEGENSMDTEGEGEPLNPNEIELVFKPHPTEMTGDNQLMRALRDSSVRYLKTTANASVDHLSKYLAMRLTLDLDAELPEAYRLLNFCIYVAPSPGQFVPLAGSQTLRQINDKFWKVNKPLEMYYSWKKT